The nucleotide sequence CTAGGAGCCGAGGGCCCCACTGCGAAGCGAAGCGAGCCAAGAGAGCGGCCAGGGATTCCCGTGCGCGAAGCGTGCGGGGGAGGTTGCGAGCGGGGAGGCTACGACGACGCTGGGAGAGCCAGGCCGGTGTTAGCATCCTTTTTGGAGGCGTCTGGGTCCTGGTGGGCTCCCCGGTCTTCAAAACCGGTGAGACCGAGTAGCTCGGTCTGGCGGGTTCGATTCCCGTCCGCCTCCGCCAACTGCCGCAGCTGAAGGCGATCCAAAGGAGGACCGTGGGCAAAGTCGACCCGCGCAGATTTATTCCGCGCACCGACCGGCTGCTCGCGCACCCGGAGCTTCAATGTGCCCGGGGACGCCTTGGGGATGATGTGATCCGCTCCATCGTCCAGGAGATTCAAGACCTGGCGCGCTCCGGCGGGCTTGCGCCCGAGGAGGTCGAAGCGGAGGTCCTGGCCGCAGTATCGTCCCGCCAGGCCACCTCCCTGCGGCCGGTGCTCAACGCCACCGGCATCATCGTTCACACGAACCTGGGGCGCGCGCCGCTGTCGGGGTCCGCCCGGGCCGCTCTGCTCGCGGCGGCAGGTTATGTCGACGTCGAAATGGACTTGCCGTCCGGGACTCGCTCCAAACGCGGGACCGGCGCGCGTGAGGCACTGCTGCGCGCCTGTCCCGCTGCGGAGGATGCGCTGGCCGTGAACAACGGGGCGGCCGCCCTGCTGCTGGCCACCACCGTCCTGGCCGGCACCGGAGAGGTGATCATCAGCCGCGGGGAGCTCATCGAAATCGGCGCGGGCTTCAGGCTTCCCGAACTGATCGAATCCACCGGTGCCCGCCTGCGGGAAGTGGGCGCCACCAACCGCACGCACCTGCGCGATTACGAGTCCGCCATTGGAGAGCGGACCGGCTGCCTGCTCAAGGTTCATCCGAGCAATTTCCGGATCAGCGGCTTCACCTCCGGCGTTGGAGTCAGCGAACTCCGGTCTTTGGCCGATGAACACCAGGTCCCTTTGGTGGTGGATCTCGGCAGCGGCCTGCTCGCCCCGGATCCCGTGCTGCCTGAGGAGCCCGACATCGCCAGTGCGCTGGCATCCGGTGCCGACGTCGTTATCGCCAGCGGTGACAAACTCCTGGGCGGCCCGCAGGCGGGGCTTCTGCTGGGCCGCGCCGAAGTCATTGCCAGGCTGGCGCGCCATCCACTGGCCCGGGCCCTGCGGGCCGACAAACTGGCGCTGGCCGCGCTGGAAGCGACCCTCTCCGGAGAGGCGCCGCCGGTGACTGCCGCCCTCCACGCAGATCCGGTGCGCCTCCGCGAGCGCACGGAGGCGCTCGCGGAGGCTGTGGGCGGCGCCGTCATCGAGCACGACGGCAGGGTCGGCGGCGGGGGAGCGCCGGGCGTGCCCTTGCCCGGCTGGGCCGTCCGGCTCCCGGAGAACATGGCCCGGTGGCTGCGTACGGGCACTCCCGCGGTGCTGCCCCGGGTCCACAGCGGCGCCTGCCTGGTGGATCTGCGCTGCATCCCGGAGGACGACGACGAACGGCTGGCCGGCGCTGTGAAGTCAGCTCTGGCGCATGCTCTGGCGCATGCCGCCGAACCGCTCGGAACCGAAGGTAACTAAGGATGTTCGTGGTGGCCACCGCCGGGCACGTCGATCACGGCAAGAGCACCCTGGTGCGCGCGCTGACAGGGATGGAGCCTGACCGGTGGGCGGAGGAGCGCCGCCGCGGACTGACGATCGACCTGGGGTTCGCATGGACCAGGCTGGCCTCGGGCAAGGATGTGGCCTTTGTAGACGTCCCAGGGCATGAACGGTTCCTCGGCAACATGCTGGCCGGGCTGGGGCCGGCGCCTGCCGTGTGTTTCGTCGTCGCTGCTGATGAAGGCTGGCAGGCCCAGTCCAGCGACCACCGCGATGCCATCGCGGCGTTGGGGATCAGCCACGGGATCGTGGTGCTGACCCGCAGCGACCGTGCACCGGGCGGCGTGGACGAGGTACTCGCGCGGGTGCGGGCGGAGCTCGCGGGCACCGGGCTGCGCGATGCGCCCGCCGTCACCGTGTCCGCGGTCCAGGGGACCGGCCTTGGCGAACTGCGCAGCGCACTGGATGACATGCTCATGTCCCTGCCCGAACCCGAGCCGGACGCCCGCATCCGGTTATGGATCGACCGGTCGTTCACCATCGGTGGCGCCGGAACGGTCGTAACGGGAACCCTGACGGCCGGCACGCTCGCCCAGGGCGACCGTTTGCTGCTTCTCGGCCATGACGCCGCCCGGCCGGTATCGGTGCGCGCGCTGCACAGCCGCAACCAGGCCGCTGACTCCATCGGTCCCAGCAGCCGTGTCGCCGTGAACCTGCGCTCCGGGCTGTCCGCTGATACCATCCATCGCGGTGACGTGCTCCTCACCGGGGACAGCTGGACCGTGGTGGATGCCATTGACGTCCGGCGCACCACGGGTGCCCCTTTTACAGACGCACCAGGACAACTGCTCGTCCACATCGGCACCGCTGCCGTGCCGGCCAGGATGCGCCCGTTCGAGGCGGACCACGCCCGCCTGACCCTCGACCGCCGGCTTCCCCTC is from Arthrobacter sp. QXT-31 and encodes:
- the selA gene encoding L-seryl-tRNA(Sec) selenium transferase gives rise to the protein MGKVDPRRFIPRTDRLLAHPELQCARGRLGDDVIRSIVQEIQDLARSGGLAPEEVEAEVLAAVSSRQATSLRPVLNATGIIVHTNLGRAPLSGSARAALLAAAGYVDVEMDLPSGTRSKRGTGAREALLRACPAAEDALAVNNGAAALLLATTVLAGTGEVIISRGELIEIGAGFRLPELIESTGARLREVGATNRTHLRDYESAIGERTGCLLKVHPSNFRISGFTSGVGVSELRSLADEHQVPLVVDLGSGLLAPDPVLPEEPDIASALASGADVVIASGDKLLGGPQAGLLLGRAEVIARLARHPLARALRADKLALAALEATLSGEAPPVTAALHADPVRLRERTEALAEAVGGAVIEHDGRVGGGGAPGVPLPGWAVRLPENMARWLRTGTPAVLPRVHSGACLVDLRCIPEDDDERLAGAVKSALAHALAHAAEPLGTEGN
- the selB gene encoding selenocysteine-specific translation elongation factor, encoding MFVVATAGHVDHGKSTLVRALTGMEPDRWAEERRRGLTIDLGFAWTRLASGKDVAFVDVPGHERFLGNMLAGLGPAPAVCFVVAADEGWQAQSSDHRDAIAALGISHGIVVLTRSDRAPGGVDEVLARVRAELAGTGLRDAPAVTVSAVQGTGLGELRSALDDMLMSLPEPEPDARIRLWIDRSFTIGGAGTVVTGTLTAGTLAQGDRLLLLGHDAARPVSVRALHSRNQAADSIGPSSRVAVNLRSGLSADTIHRGDVLLTGDSWTVVDAIDVRRTTGAPFTDAPGQLLVHIGTAAVPARMRPFEADHARLTLDRRLPLELGDRLVLRATGSRSVLAGAQILDVEPPALKRRGDSSRRAGVLAAMSPGGDALTEVARRGAVRVEQLRRMGVSGLARVPDGVKAFGDWWVHEPVLDAWRRRLRSAVEQLGEQDPLAAGLSSGAARDLIGPAGGVLLEAVVREAGLEQRAGFIMLPGQRPGLGAAEAGIAALENRLKIAPFAAPEAHELNALGLGARELAAAERSGRLLRLGEGVVLLPRAPALAMRELAALPQPFTTSEARKALGTTRRVAIPLLEYLDSRGWTRRLDAARRTVA